The following coding sequences lie in one Rhizobium sp. ZPR4 genomic window:
- a CDS encoding LysR family transcriptional regulator: MIELRHLRYAVTVADEGHMTRAAERLGIQQPPLSQQIAKLEAIVGASLFRRLPRGVELTDAGRTFVERARAILHDVDLAMEATRRNARGEEGSLAIGFTSSAAFHPLVTSAVRSLGETSPDVTLKLEEASTPDLIAMLHSGLLDVAFVRSPVAQSSGLIISRILDEEMLVALPDRHPIAMAKSEKPRPIRLSELANEAFILYRRPSGPGLYDGIIAACLAAGFSPKIRHEAPRLLSTLSLVAAGLGISIIPGSIARLETNGIAYLRLDPHTNLIAPLYLAQRDEQPSGALRLFADIVHREKVSLKYSP; this comes from the coding sequence ATGATCGAGCTTCGACATCTTCGCTATGCTGTAACCGTCGCCGACGAGGGCCATATGACCCGAGCTGCGGAAAGGCTCGGCATCCAGCAGCCGCCGCTCAGCCAGCAGATAGCCAAGCTGGAAGCGATCGTCGGTGCATCGCTTTTCAGACGTCTGCCGAGAGGCGTCGAGCTGACGGATGCGGGCCGAACCTTCGTGGAGAGGGCAAGGGCCATCCTGCATGACGTCGACCTTGCGATGGAAGCGACGAGACGCAATGCCCGCGGAGAGGAGGGAAGCCTCGCCATCGGCTTTACCAGTTCGGCTGCATTTCATCCGCTGGTCACCTCGGCTGTCCGGTCACTCGGCGAGACGTCACCCGATGTTACGCTAAAGCTTGAGGAAGCCAGTACGCCCGATCTGATCGCCATGCTGCATTCCGGCCTTCTCGATGTCGCATTCGTGCGCTCTCCCGTTGCACAGTCGAGCGGGCTGATAATTTCAAGAATTCTCGATGAAGAGATGCTGGTCGCTCTTCCCGATCGTCATCCGATCGCGATGGCGAAAAGCGAAAAGCCACGACCTATTCGATTGTCAGAACTCGCGAACGAAGCCTTCATCCTCTACCGGCGCCCATCAGGCCCCGGACTATATGACGGCATCATAGCTGCCTGCCTTGCCGCCGGCTTCAGCCCGAAAATACGGCATGAAGCTCCCCGGTTGCTGTCAACGCTCAGCCTGGTTGCCGCCGGGCTCGGAATTTCGATCATTCCAGGATCGATCGCCCGACTGGAAACGAACGGCATCGCCTATCTAAGGCTTGACCCTCACACCAATCTCATAGCGCCACTTTATCTTGCGCAGCGCGATGAACAACCAAGTGGCGCGCTGCGGCTGTTTGCCGACATCGTCCATCGGGAGAAAGTGTCGTTGAAATACAGCCCATGA
- a CDS encoding ROK family protein — MSQVTESRKANAKSKKTVAPAATEDLVVLAIDLGGSHVKMRLSSGGERRAAVSGPTMSAKEMVQAVKKLTGDWQYDVIGMGYPGPVSNNRPAAEPHNLGPGWQDFDFSSAFGKPVKLVNDAVMQAIGNYKDGNMLFLGLGTGLGSAMIANHVCLPMELAHLPYKKRDTFEDFIGERGLEKYGKKKWRQSVEEIVERLRAALLPHEIVIGGGNAEKLKELPPGCRVGENENAFFGGFRLWQDATLSF; from the coding sequence ATGAGCCAGGTAACAGAGAGCCGCAAAGCAAACGCAAAATCGAAGAAAACCGTGGCTCCGGCTGCGACGGAAGATCTCGTCGTCTTGGCAATCGATCTCGGCGGTTCGCATGTAAAGATGCGTCTTAGCTCCGGCGGTGAGCGCCGCGCGGCGGTTTCGGGCCCAACCATGTCGGCAAAGGAGATGGTTCAGGCCGTCAAGAAGCTGACGGGCGATTGGCAATACGATGTTATCGGCATGGGATATCCAGGTCCGGTTTCGAACAACAGACCGGCGGCGGAGCCGCACAATCTCGGACCTGGCTGGCAGGATTTCGATTTTTCTTCCGCCTTCGGAAAGCCGGTCAAGCTCGTCAATGATGCCGTGATGCAGGCAATCGGCAACTATAAGGACGGCAACATGCTATTTCTCGGCCTCGGTACCGGGTTGGGTTCGGCTATGATCGCCAATCATGTCTGCCTGCCCATGGAACTCGCACACCTGCCCTACAAGAAGCGCGACACTTTCGAAGATTTTATCGGCGAACGCGGGCTTGAAAAATACGGCAAGAAAAAATGGCGCCAGTCGGTCGAGGAGATCGTGGAAAGGTTGCGGGCCGCGTTGTTGCCGCATGAAATCGTCATTGGCGGCGGCAATGCCGAAAAGCTCAAGGAGTTGCCCCCAGGTTGCCGTGTCGGCGAGAACGAAAATGCCTTCTTTGGGGGGTTCCGTCTCTGGCAGGATGCAACACTGAGCTTCTAA
- a CDS encoding chromate transporter has translation MTTTLLALAIIFTQLSLLAFGGGNSILPEMHRQVVDVQHWMTAQQFGALFALAQAAPGPNLMVVPLVGWHVAGWAGVLVTSVAKFGPSSVLTYLVLHLWNRFKDRPWRRIVQAGLVPMTAGLVTASAAVITEASTQGWILAVIAAAGALVLTTTRVHPLVVLGIGALIGLSGVGQV, from the coding sequence ATGACCACGACCCTGCTCGCTCTCGCAATCATTTTCACGCAGCTTTCGCTGCTGGCCTTCGGCGGCGGTAATTCCATCCTCCCGGAAATGCACCGACAGGTCGTCGACGTGCAGCATTGGATGACGGCGCAACAATTTGGTGCGCTGTTCGCATTGGCGCAGGCAGCTCCAGGCCCGAACCTGATGGTTGTGCCTCTGGTCGGCTGGCATGTTGCCGGATGGGCGGGTGTGCTCGTGACTTCGGTGGCAAAGTTCGGTCCTTCTTCGGTTCTGACCTATCTGGTGCTCCATCTCTGGAACCGCTTCAAGGACAGGCCGTGGCGAAGGATCGTCCAGGCCGGGCTGGTGCCGATGACCGCGGGGCTCGTCACCGCCAGCGCGGCGGTCATTACCGAGGCATCAACTCAGGGCTGGATTCTGGCGGTGATTGCGGCCGCTGGCGCGCTTGTTCTCACAACGACGCGCGTCCATCCGCTCGTGGTTCTGGGCATTGGCGCATTGATCGGGCTGAGTGGCGTCGGCCAGGTATGA
- a CDS encoding chromate transporter encodes MKAYFAALFDMKHIGQDMDAISPHSTVQREKPTVAELFFGFFKLGLIGFGGVLPLARRMVVEDRNWLTGEEFTELLGLCQFLPGGNIINMSVAIGSKFQGVAGAFSALLGLIVAPTAIVIGLGVIYDQFNSDPRIQHMFAGLAAAAAGLLISMAVKIVLPLRRRPVALVIAAICFAAIAIVGLPLLPTMLVLAPLSIIATWKLES; translated from the coding sequence ATGAAAGCCTATTTTGCCGCCTTGTTCGACATGAAGCACATAGGCCAAGATATGGACGCCATTTCCCCTCACAGCACCGTTCAACGCGAAAAGCCAACAGTCGCCGAACTCTTCTTCGGTTTTTTCAAACTCGGCCTCATCGGCTTTGGTGGGGTCTTGCCGCTCGCGCGCCGCATGGTGGTCGAGGATCGCAATTGGCTGACCGGAGAGGAGTTTACCGAGCTGCTTGGGCTCTGTCAGTTCCTGCCCGGCGGAAATATCATCAATATGTCGGTTGCGATCGGCTCGAAATTTCAAGGTGTGGCGGGCGCTTTTTCAGCTCTTCTCGGCCTGATTGTCGCGCCGACGGCGATCGTGATCGGTCTCGGCGTCATTTACGATCAGTTCAACAGCGATCCGCGCATCCAGCACATGTTTGCCGGCCTTGCCGCAGCCGCAGCCGGCCTGCTGATCTCGATGGCCGTCAAGATCGTCCTGCCGTTGCGTCGCAGGCCCGTTGCCCTGGTCATTGCTGCGATTTGCTTTGCTGCCATCGCCATCGTCGGATTGCCCTTGCTGCCGACCATGCTGGTTCTGGCACCTCTCAGCATCATCGCCACTTGGAAGCTTGAATCATGA
- a CDS encoding glucan 1,4-alpha-glucosidase has product MALYDASGSNVNGIEPRWTSSAKSGIGTALSPACRIWFTLSHGILNEVYYPRVDSACTRDIGLIVTGPNGYFSDEKRDTESVVTTVEDGVPAYRLINTAIDGRYRIIKRIIVDPMRSSLLQQISFEPLEGTIHDYRLYLLAAPHLVNAGYGNTGWVGDYKGTPMLFATGTGGVSLALAVSGGWRTASAGYVGISDGWQQLRKAAQLDTSLARAADGNVALTGEIDLTGGSDTVVVSLGFGSHAKEAGYNALASLQAGYESAERSYVSDWRTWQDGLLALDEPRAPPPELNRYRISTAVLATHRPLSFEGPAVASLSIPWGFAKGDEDLGGYHLVWPRDLVETAGGFLAAGASQDALRILAYLRVIQEEDGHWPQNCWLDGEPYWTGIQMDECAFPILLADALRREGALTGKLLLSYMPMVERAARYVVINGPVTGEDRWEEDGGFSPFTLAVEIAALLAAADILEIAGQTHNVDYLRQTADAWNDQVERWTYVSSDAESSGLGVKGYYVRIAPPEIADGTSPADGFVPIKNRPPAESFLPTARVVSPDALALVRFGLRAADDPRILDTVRVIDAQLKCDLPQGRLWYRYTGDGYGEHEDGGPFDGTGIGRPWPLLAGERAHYELAAGRPEVALELLKTLEQSAGEGGLLPEQVWDQPDVPELGLVLGKPSGSAMPLVWAHAEHIKLLRSLRDGAVFDMPPQGVERYVKNKVTAPFVLWRFNNKLSQLSIGKRLRVEVMARASVRWSLDGWASVNDTETRQNGFGIHVAELSCERLAKGAVIAFTFYWPDTDHWEGEDFSVSVFETP; this is encoded by the coding sequence ATGGCGCTTTACGATGCTTCCGGCTCTAACGTGAACGGTATCGAGCCTCGCTGGACGTCCAGCGCAAAGAGTGGAATTGGCACAGCACTTTCGCCAGCCTGCCGCATCTGGTTCACACTCAGTCATGGCATTCTGAACGAAGTCTACTATCCCCGTGTCGACAGCGCCTGTACCCGCGACATCGGATTGATCGTCACAGGTCCCAACGGTTATTTTTCGGATGAAAAGCGCGATACGGAGAGCGTCGTCACGACTGTCGAGGACGGCGTTCCGGCCTACCGGTTGATCAATACCGCAATCGACGGTCGTTACCGGATCATCAAGCGCATCATCGTTGATCCGATGCGCAGCAGCTTGCTTCAGCAGATATCATTCGAGCCGCTTGAAGGAACGATCCACGATTATCGTCTCTATCTGCTTGCCGCTCCGCATCTGGTCAACGCAGGTTACGGCAATACGGGCTGGGTGGGAGACTATAAGGGCACGCCGATGCTTTTTGCGACGGGCACAGGCGGCGTCTCGCTTGCACTTGCCGTCAGCGGCGGCTGGCGGACAGCCTCTGCCGGCTATGTCGGCATTTCCGACGGATGGCAGCAGTTGCGGAAGGCGGCTCAACTGGACACGTCCCTTGCGCGCGCCGCCGATGGTAACGTCGCATTGACCGGCGAAATCGATCTGACCGGTGGCAGCGACACCGTCGTCGTATCGCTCGGCTTTGGAAGCCACGCCAAGGAAGCCGGCTACAATGCTCTTGCCAGTCTGCAGGCCGGCTATGAGAGCGCCGAGCGCAGCTATGTTTCCGACTGGCGGACATGGCAGGATGGCTTGCTGGCGCTCGACGAACCGAGGGCACCGCCGCCCGAGCTCAATCGCTATCGGATATCGACAGCCGTTCTGGCAACGCACCGGCCTCTCTCCTTCGAAGGTCCCGCTGTGGCCTCCCTCTCCATTCCATGGGGTTTCGCCAAGGGAGACGAGGATCTTGGAGGATATCATCTGGTGTGGCCGCGCGATCTGGTCGAGACCGCCGGCGGCTTCCTGGCCGCGGGCGCCTCGCAGGATGCGCTGCGCATTCTGGCCTATCTGCGCGTCATCCAGGAGGAGGATGGGCATTGGCCGCAGAATTGCTGGCTGGACGGTGAGCCTTACTGGACCGGGATACAGATGGATGAGTGCGCTTTCCCGATCCTGCTTGCGGATGCACTGCGTCGCGAGGGAGCGCTAACGGGCAAATTGCTCTTGTCCTATATGCCGATGGTCGAACGTGCCGCGCGCTATGTGGTCATCAACGGCCCCGTCACCGGTGAGGACCGTTGGGAAGAGGATGGCGGCTTTTCTCCCTTCACGTTGGCGGTTGAAATCGCCGCCCTGCTGGCGGCAGCCGACATTCTGGAAATTGCCGGGCAAACGCACAATGTGGACTATTTGCGGCAGACTGCCGATGCCTGGAATGACCAGGTCGAGCGCTGGACCTATGTCAGCAGCGATGCGGAGAGCTCGGGCCTCGGGGTCAAGGGCTACTATGTCCGTATTGCGCCTCCGGAAATAGCCGATGGAACCTCGCCGGCCGATGGTTTCGTGCCGATCAAGAACAGGCCGCCTGCCGAATCCTTTTTGCCGACCGCCCGCGTCGTCAGTCCCGATGCCTTGGCGCTGGTACGCTTCGGGTTGCGTGCCGCCGACGATCCCCGCATCCTCGACACCGTCAGGGTTATCGACGCACAACTCAAATGCGACCTGCCGCAGGGCCGGCTATGGTACCGCTATACGGGTGATGGCTATGGCGAGCATGAAGACGGCGGGCCATTCGACGGCACCGGTATTGGGCGCCCGTGGCCGCTGCTTGCAGGCGAACGAGCCCATTATGAGCTCGCGGCCGGTCGACCGGAAGTCGCTTTGGAGCTGCTCAAGACACTCGAGCAGTCCGCAGGGGAGGGCGGGCTGTTGCCCGAACAGGTGTGGGACCAGCCCGATGTCCCGGAGCTGGGTCTTGTCCTCGGGAAACCTTCCGGCAGCGCCATGCCGCTTGTCTGGGCTCATGCCGAGCATATCAAACTCTTGCGCTCGCTGAGAGACGGGGCCGTTTTCGACATGCCGCCGCAGGGGGTCGAGCGCTATGTGAAAAACAAGGTTACGGCACCCTTCGTGCTCTGGCGTTTCAACAATAAGCTGTCGCAGCTTTCCATTGGCAAGCGTCTGCGGGTCGAGGTCATGGCCCGTGCCAGCGTTCGCTGGAGTCTCGATGGCTGGGCTAGCGTCAACGATACCGAAACGCGCCAAAATGGCTTCGGCATACATGTTGCGGAGCTGTCATGCGAGCGCCTGGCGAAAGGTGCGGTGATTGCCTTTACCTTTTACTGGCCCGACACCGACCATTGGGAAGGAGAGGATTTCTCCGTCTCGGTCTTTGAAACGCCATAG